The nucleotide window CCCGGCTGTTGTCGATATTTTTATTGCTTATGTTATTTCTGTCACCCGTTGAAACGTTGGTCCTGTCACTGGAGGAGGCTGTGTTACGGGCACCTGTTGAAACCTGGTTACCTCCGGACGTTTTCGTCCTGTCAGCAGAGGATGCTTTCGTTCCTGCTGAGGTTCCCGATCTGTCGGCTGTTGAAACGGATCCGCCCGCAGATGCCTTATCTGCGCGGCTAGTGCTCGTTCCGGCCCTGTCCGTCGCCGCCGGGGTCTGGGATGCCGATGTATTTTTTGTTGCAGCCTTATCCCGGGATGCAGAGGACTGGTTACCGCCGTTGATCGTGTTGGAAGAGCGGTTCTGGGTTGTCGCCTGACGATTCTGTGAGCTATAGGAACGGCTCTGGCTGGAAGAAGAAGGCCGGCTGTATGAAGAAGAAGAAGGCCGGCTGTAGGAGGAAGAAGAAGGCCGGCTCATCCCGCCGCCACCTCCGCCGCCACCTGAAAACCTTTGTGCCTCAGCAGCCATGGAACACAACAGCACCATAGCAAAGAGAAGCCATGCTGATTTAATAATGTGTGTATGAATTTTTGTTTTCATGATTGAAAAAATAGTGTGGATATTATCTTTTATATCTTGGTAAAATCGAAACTTCCCGTGCTGCCGGCGGTGGCGTGAATTCAAAAACTGCCGCCGGGATCTCCGGGTTGAGCTGCCAGTTGCTGAAAGTGGCTTCGTACTGTCTGTTTTCCTCATTTTTATAACGAATGACAAACTGTTGAGGCAGCGTAAAGGCATCCCCCGTAAACCACATCTGGACACTGATGGCCTGGTTGGAAACCAGTATATGAAAACATTCCCTGCCATTTAATTTTTTTTTCCCCAGGAATACGATGGTATCAAAATTTGCAAGGAGATCATCGGTAAAAGTCGGATAAAAGAAATCTGCGGCAGGGAACTCGATGCCGTAATGATGATTGATAGTGTCGATCATCGCGATAAGGTTATCCGGGGCCTCGATGGTGGCAAAGTTATTTTCGTCGAAGGAATAGGTGACAGCCTGCCATCCATTGTACCAGAATCCCCGGTTACCTTTGTCCCCGTGCGTTTGAAGATGCATTTTATCCGGACCCACAAGGTAAACTTCATCTGTCCAGGTTCTTTTGATCAGACCAAAGTCCGGGTCGTTAACATCCATTGTGGTGTTCAGGGTGAAACTGCAGGAGTTCAGTTCGCCGATAACCGTAGCCATGCGATCGATGATCATAACGGCAACAGTATCCACCCGTGGTTCCTGAGTCCAGGCGGACATGCAGATGGTCAATCCGGTCAGGAATAATACGATTTTTTTCATCATGGATTTGTGAGTTTTTAATATTGATTAAAAATGGAATCCAATTTGGAAAGAGTAACGGAACCCCGTCCCAAATTTGGTCTTGTTTCCGGTGAAAACAAGGCTCTCCCCGCTGTGGAGTACGCCTAAAAGAGGAAACCTGTCGATGAGTTTTTCAACTAATTCCTCGTCAATATTTTGAATCTCCTCCGAATCCAGGTCTCCTTTTATTTCAAGCCTGGCGTGATTATAACTCAGTGCAGGACCAAACAGCAACAGATCAAGGGTCAGCCTTTTCCAGAAAACGAACTGATATCCTAAATCAAAGCCCATATTGACAATATTCAGGTTTCCATCGATCGTATTTTCCTGATCTGTGTTGATTTTAAGAACATCAAAACTGTTGCTGAACTGAAAGCCATAATATGAAACATACCCCCCGATATACAATCCATCCGGAAAGGGCTTGGGATTTCTGTTAACCGGATAGTACCTGTAATCAACGCCCAGGTTTACTCCTTTCTTTGATCCCTCATTGATTAAAATGAGATTTGCGACCGTATCATTGATTACGTTGGGAAACTGAAGGTAACCCGCCTGAACCGCAAACGATTGATTTTTCTTCAGCATCCTTTCATAGCTGAACGTGATATTTTTTAATTCACCAAAAAGCAGCATCGGGGTGGGATTGAATTTGATGACGTTCCTGTAGTAAGGTTCAAGGTAAATCCTGGATTTTGTGCTGTCGGGATTGTCTTCCTGGCAATAAGCCTGCAAACCTGCTGCAAAAAGAATGATTAAGATGAGGGCTAAATTTTTCATGATTCATATTTATTCGCCATCTCCGGGAGACACGATCGCATACCCCAATTGCCGCAGTGCATCAGCTTCATTATAAAAGGTCAGGCTCTTTGCAATCTTTCCGTTTTCTAAAAGGTAATTGGTATTGGCCAGGATAGTGACCGATCCCCGGTCGTTTTTGTAAACAATATTCAGCTCAGCCCAGTTGGCCACCCATTCACCTTTATTGTCGCCCTCGGGAATGGTCACCGCGGCAAACCGTGAGCGGTTATAATGAATCTTTTCGTACAGGTTAGTGACGTTCTCCTTCCAGTTCTCCACAGCTTCCTTTTTGCGTATGGAATCTCCATACGAAGGGCCCATGCCGAGATAGTCATCAGCCAGAAATTCATCCATTGCATTAAAATCCATTTCTTCAACGGACTGTACATAGCTTTTGACGATGTCAATGTTTTCAGCGTGTTTTTTTTCGGTGGTGGATGTACATGCTGCCAGGCATATACTGATCAGACCACAAAGGACCAGATTTTTCATAAGTTATCATTTTTTGTTTTCTCATTTGACGGTGTATCCTTTTCCTTCAATACAAACAGTAAAAGCTTTCACAAAGCTGTTTTTCATCTCCTGTTCAGCAGCGGCTGCACCAGCCTGTGCCTGCTGGTTTTGCTGTGATTGGGCCTGTTTCCCCTGGCGCCTGCCGGAAAGCCCTCCCACAATGGCACCCACGGCGGCACCGTCGCCGGCGTCACCCGTTATGGCGCCAATGGCTGCCCCTGCGGCCGCACCTTTAGCCGCACCCTTGACACCTGCTCCCGTAGGGCCTGTTTGTGCGGGTGCTGCTTCCACTTTCGGAAGATTCAACGGATCAATCCCGGATTGTTCCATGGCCCACTGGTAACATTCAAACTCATCTTCCTTTTGCTGCTGTTTGCTTTGATCTTTTGATGGGTAGACGTACAGTTTCAATCCCTGTGAGATCTGGTTGTAGGTCATTTTTGACGTATCAGGTAATGCCGGCGGTGTTGCCTGCTGGGCGAAAAGGTTTTCTGAACAGGCCAGGACAATAAC belongs to Bacteroidales bacterium and includes:
- a CDS encoding DUF6515 family protein — translated: MKTKIHTHIIKSAWLLFAMVLLCSMAAEAQRFSGGGGGGGGMSRPSSSSYSRPSSSSYSRPSSSSQSRSYSSQNRQATTQNRSSNTINGGNQSSASRDKAATKNTSASQTPAATDRAGTSTSRADKASAGGSVSTADRSGTSAGTKASSADRTKTSGGNQVSTGARNTASSSDRTNVSTGDRNNISNKNIDNSRDINIDQDNYYVRPPVAPYPRPPYAYGGYHYSSYHPYAYHPYHPYSYGPYYNPWGVFVATIAVTAVVVSVANANQQYYYDQGVYYVSSGDGYTVVQAPAGATVTTLPPETQTVVVNETTNNYYYGGTYYEKTEDGYTVVPPTAGTIVPNLPEGGEEVKIGDVTYVKFGNTYYQPVKVEGKDMYEVVNVEAAEAEK
- a CDS encoding DUF2092 domain-containing protein, producing MMKKIVLFLTGLTICMSAWTQEPRVDTVAVMIIDRMATVIGELNSCSFTLNTTMDVNDPDFGLIKRTWTDEVYLVGPDKMHLQTHGDKGNRGFWYNGWQAVTYSFDENNFATIEAPDNLIAMIDTINHHYGIEFPAADFFYPTFTDDLLANFDTIVFLGKKKLNGRECFHILVSNQAISVQMWFTGDAFTLPQQFVIRYKNEENRQYEATFSNWQLNPEIPAAVFEFTPPPAAREVSILPRYKR
- a CDS encoding DUF3575 domain-containing protein, producing MKNLALILIILFAAGLQAYCQEDNPDSTKSRIYLEPYYRNVIKFNPTPMLLFGELKNITFSYERMLKKNQSFAVQAGYLQFPNVINDTVANLILINEGSKKGVNLGVDYRYYPVNRNPKPFPDGLYIGGYVSYYGFQFSNSFDVLKINTDQENTIDGNLNIVNMGFDLGYQFVFWKRLTLDLLLFGPALSYNHARLEIKGDLDSEEIQNIDEELVEKLIDRFPLLGVLHSGESLVFTGNKTKFGTGFRYSFQIGFHF
- a CDS encoding glycine zipper domain-containing protein; the encoded protein is MKTEQLIKAMVGLLLPVIVLACSENLFAQQATPPALPDTSKMTYNQISQGLKLYVYPSKDQSKQQQKEDEFECYQWAMEQSGIDPLNLPKVEAAPAQTGPTGAGVKGAAKGAAAGAAIGAITGDAGDGAAVGAIVGGLSGRRQGKQAQSQQNQQAQAGAAAAEQEMKNSFVKAFTVCIEGKGYTVK